In Rhodothermus marinus DSM 4252, a single genomic region encodes these proteins:
- a CDS encoding UDP-2,3-diacylglucosamine diphosphatase, translating to MVLFFADLHLGRADPATERAVEQSLLACLTALADRVRHLVLVGDVFHHYIEYRYLIPRGFVRFQALLADWTARGIPVTYVVGNHDPWHRDYFEQELGVQVLHEAAVVSLLGCRVYLDHGDLAIARPFSRALRRLLRHPVPVWLYRTLLPGDLGLALARRVTQWRPERLNPVTVERLRRYARQVLRERQAEVVVLGHGHQAELLRWPEGLYLNPGCWYQEQTFGVLETDMLALCRWTPDGPQTLIRYALS from the coding sequence GTGGTCCTGTTTTTCGCCGATCTGCATCTGGGACGCGCCGATCCTGCCACCGAGCGGGCAGTCGAGCAGTCGTTGCTGGCCTGCCTGACCGCGCTGGCCGATCGCGTCCGGCACCTGGTGCTCGTCGGCGATGTCTTTCATCACTACATCGAATACCGTTACCTTATCCCCCGGGGTTTTGTGCGCTTTCAGGCACTGCTGGCCGACTGGACCGCGCGGGGCATTCCTGTCACCTACGTAGTCGGCAACCACGATCCCTGGCACCGGGATTATTTCGAGCAGGAGCTGGGCGTGCAGGTGCTCCACGAGGCGGCGGTCGTTTCACTGCTGGGGTGCCGCGTCTATCTGGACCACGGCGATCTGGCCATCGCCCGACCGTTCTCGCGGGCGCTGCGCCGGTTGCTCCGCCACCCGGTACCGGTCTGGCTCTACCGGACGCTGCTGCCCGGCGATCTGGGGCTCGCGCTGGCGCGACGCGTCACGCAATGGCGGCCGGAACGGCTCAATCCGGTCACCGTCGAACGCCTGCGCCGCTACGCCAGGCAGGTGCTCCGGGAGAGGCAGGCCGAGGTGGTCGTGCTGGGCCACGGCCATCAGGCCGAACTGCTTCGCTGGCCCGAAGGGCTGTACCTGAATCCGGGCTGCTGGTATCAGGAGCAGACGTTCGGTGTGCTGGAGACCGACATGCTGGCCCTCTGTCGCTGGACCCCGGACGGCCCACAGACGTTGATCCGATACGCACTGTCCTGA